Within Candidatus Obscuribacterales bacterium, the genomic segment CCGGGCTGCTGCTGCTGCATTGACTAAGGATTCGGCCTCAGCAATGTTGGCGGCAATCGGTTTTTCAATCAGCACATGCACCCCTGCTTGGAGGCAGGCCATGCCCACTGCATGGTGTAAACGGGTGGGAACGGCGATACAAACCGCATCCACATGTTCTAATAGGTCTTGATAATGCTCAAAAAAACGTACCCGGTATTTACTGGCAGTATCAATGCCGCGCTCGACATCAATGTCTGAAATCCCCGCTAGCTTCACATCTTTCAATAAGCTGAGCACACGGGTGTGGTGTTGCCCCATGTTTCCAACCCCGATCACACCAACCCTGATGGGCTCAGCGGATTGCCCTCGTTGTGGCGACGCGGATTCATAGCAAAGGGAGCCATTGGCTGTAGGGTCTTGCACTCCTGTCTTCTCCTAGGGCATTGGGGTCAAGGGCGATCGCACAAGTCAGGGGCAGCTCACAACAAGGAGTAAGTCTAGAGTCTTACGATGGGGTTTCGGGTGTGGGCAGAGGGTCAAGGAGGATGACCAGAGCCCGAGGCAAGCCGCCACTCCATGGTATGGACTGGCATTGACCTTACGTATGAATGACCGCTGATTGTATCGATGCTTCCCTCAGATATTATCACGGGGCTTTAGGGAGTGAAGATTTGCCGCAATCCCAAATGTCTACCTTGAGACGATGGGCTCAACTCCGCCCAGATGGGATGGGACAGGCGATCACTGCCTTGATTATGGAAGAAGCGATCGCCCTCTGTTGAAAACCGTGTGGCAGTCCCAAAATCGTCCTAGGGGAGCCACCCGGGAGTAATCTAGAACACATTCGTTCCTAAGACAAGAGACGGGCAGGGGAGCAGGAGCGATCGCGGCTAGACCGTTCAATATTTTTGCGCAGCACCCCCAGCAAGGTAGACACCACCACACAGCGCCTCATGCGACTACCATCCTGACGCATCAGGGTTAGACGTCCCAATTGTCCATTTACATTCCCTTTGTGGTTAAACTGCACCCGGTAGACCCCTTGGCTGCGCAGCAGAGTGGTGCGGGTGGGGTCGATCGCCACTTGAGATGACAGGGGCTGCCACTGGGCTTGAGCTGGCAAGGTGCGAATGGGATGCACCGCTGCTTGCACGGTACCATTCACTTCACGAAAACTAGCCTGCCAGCGTCCTCGGTTGCGCGTGGCTTCC encodes:
- a CDS encoding prepilin-type N-terminal cleavage/methylation domain-containing protein, yielding MLYRPNRRRLAQTGRPSSRLSTNQGFTLLEIMVILLVMGLVSAIALPSWVAFQQNLVLAKSQDQAFLMMRQAQQEATRNRGRWQASFREVNGTVQAAVHPIRTLPAQAQWQPLSSQVAIDPTRTTLLRSQGVYRVQFNHKGNVNGQLGRLTLMRQDGSRMRRCVVVSTLLGVLRKNIERSSRDRSCSPARLLS